A stretch of the Archangium violaceum genome encodes the following:
- a CDS encoding MBL fold metallo-hydrolase: MKIRSRLARVALGMGGVLAVVLAAIAADAWPALGARASGVRRVRMERSPQWKDGHFENPQPLWNDWWGSLSAMFKASPDVGPAEPPPSVPGDRRRFDTPPATGLRVTWLGHSTTLIEIDGHRVLTDPIWSERASPLSWVGPKRWYAPPVALSELPPIDAVVISHDHYDHLDHPTVSAMKDWDTTFVVPLGVGAHLAAWGVPEARIVELDWWEHTRVRGLDITATPARHASGRTGLDKDATLWAGFALHGPAHRAFYSGDTGLFPAMKDIGARLGPFDVTMIEVGQYHSAWPDWHIGPEQAVLAHRMLQGRVLLPVHWGLFTLAAHGWTEPIERVLAAAEEGNDMVVVPRPGQSIEPGAPAPLERWWPNLPWDTAAQHPIVSTQLGDIHPGGR, encoded by the coding sequence ATGAAGATTCGAAGCAGACTGGCGCGCGTGGCGCTCGGGATGGGGGGAGTGCTGGCCGTGGTCCTGGCCGCCATCGCCGCCGACGCGTGGCCCGCCCTGGGTGCTCGTGCCAGCGGTGTGCGGCGCGTGCGGATGGAGCGCTCGCCGCAATGGAAGGACGGGCACTTCGAGAACCCGCAGCCGCTCTGGAATGACTGGTGGGGCTCGCTGTCGGCCATGTTCAAGGCGAGCCCCGACGTGGGCCCCGCCGAGCCGCCTCCCTCCGTGCCCGGCGACCGCCGCCGGTTCGACACACCGCCAGCCACGGGTCTGCGCGTCACGTGGCTCGGGCACTCCACGACGCTGATCGAGATCGACGGCCACCGCGTCCTCACGGATCCCATCTGGAGCGAGCGCGCCTCGCCACTGAGCTGGGTGGGTCCCAAGCGGTGGTATGCCCCGCCCGTCGCGCTCTCGGAGCTGCCGCCCATCGACGCGGTCGTCATCTCGCACGACCACTATGATCACCTGGACCATCCCACCGTCTCGGCCATGAAGGACTGGGACACCACCTTCGTGGTGCCGCTCGGCGTTGGTGCGCATCTGGCCGCGTGGGGTGTGCCCGAGGCGCGCATCGTCGAGCTCGACTGGTGGGAGCACACGCGGGTCCGCGGGCTCGACATCACCGCCACTCCGGCGCGGCATGCCTCGGGGCGGACCGGGCTCGACAAGGACGCGACGCTGTGGGCCGGCTTCGCGCTCCACGGCCCCGCGCACCGCGCGTTCTACTCGGGTGACACCGGGCTGTTCCCGGCCATGAAGGACATTGGCGCGCGCCTGGGGCCTTTCGACGTGACGATGATCGAGGTGGGCCAGTACCACAGCGCCTGGCCCGACTGGCACATCGGACCCGAGCAGGCGGTGCTCGCCCACCGGATGCTCCAGGGCCGCGTTCTCCTGCCGGTGCACTGGGGGCTGTTCACGCTCGCCGCCCATGGCTGGACCGAGCCCATCGAGCGCGTGCTCGCGGCGGCCGAGGAGGGGAACGACATGGTCGTCGTGCCCAGGCCCGGCCAGAGCATCGAGCCGGGCGCTCCGGCGCCGCTCGAGCGCTGGTGGCCGAACCTGCCCTGGGACACCGCGGCGCAGCACCCCATCGTCTCCACCCAGCTCGGCGACATCCACCCGGGAGGCCGATGA
- a CDS encoding TetR/AcrR family transcriptional regulator, giving the protein MPDEKSQERDAQRRAEILQAARECFLQFGYAKTSLDDIARRANISRPLIYRKFKNKDDIFTAVIEELFEERYPRAEQVLASPGTRRDKLLRLYEILLLEPWDELMGAPMAADFYEVCSRLFPQVEAKHARRQLELTQALLESKELSEVFMLAVDGLQGDLPATRVLRRRLQLLAERFVP; this is encoded by the coding sequence ATGCCGGATGAGAAGAGCCAGGAGCGCGACGCGCAACGACGGGCGGAGATCCTCCAGGCCGCGCGGGAGTGCTTCCTCCAGTTCGGCTACGCGAAGACATCGCTCGACGACATCGCCAGGCGAGCGAACATTTCGCGGCCGCTCATCTACCGGAAGTTCAAGAACAAGGACGACATCTTCACCGCAGTCATCGAGGAGCTCTTCGAGGAGCGCTATCCCCGGGCCGAGCAGGTGCTGGCCTCGCCCGGCACCCGGCGGGACAAGCTCCTGCGCCTCTATGAGATCCTCCTGCTCGAGCCGTGGGACGAGCTGATGGGCGCGCCCATGGCGGCCGATTTCTACGAGGTCTGCTCGCGACTCTTCCCCCAGGTGGAGGCGAAGCACGCCCGGCGGCAGCTGGAGCTCACACAGGCCCTCCTGGAGAGCAAGGAGCTCTCCGAGGTCTTCATGCTCGCGGTGGACGGGCTCCAGGGCGACCTGCCGGCGACACGTGTGCTGCGCCGCCGCCTGCAACTGCTCGCCGAGCGCTTCGTGCCTTGA
- a CDS encoding MEDS domain-containing protein translates to MHDAPRPSGLSVVGSLPWGSHFCQFYEEREDLVDSLVPYFKAGLDNNEKCLWVTSEPFRAEDARTALRSVVPDLMERERRNQIEIIDHQDWYARTGRSDPDDTLRGWLEREEQALANGFAGLRLTGNTYWVERSDWNGFVDYEARVSRTFKSRHIIGMCSYCLSRCQPHDILDVVANHQFALTRRAGNWQMIESSALSMAKDELQRLNAELERRVLDRTAALALAVRSRDEFLSVASHELKTPITSLQLYVQGMVRAKAKGTLTAEQLNVRLLRIQEQCGRLEKLINNLLDVSRADVRTPVLQRESFDMSELVTDTVERFAEEFARARCQVTVDAREAIVGCWDRMRVEQALTNLLQNATRYAPGAPVHIRVQAEGPWVRLVVRDAGPGIAEKDHERIFERFVQAGSQTFSGGFGLGLWIVKQMVDAHQGTVTLVSRPGAGATFTLMLPLD, encoded by the coding sequence ATGCACGATGCTCCCAGGCCCAGTGGGCTTTCGGTCGTTGGCTCCCTCCCTTGGGGCTCGCATTTCTGCCAGTTCTATGAGGAGCGAGAAGACCTCGTGGACTCGCTGGTGCCCTATTTCAAAGCGGGCCTTGACAACAACGAGAAATGCCTGTGGGTGACCTCTGAGCCCTTCCGCGCCGAAGACGCCCGGACGGCGCTTCGTTCCGTCGTTCCGGATCTCATGGAGCGAGAGCGGCGCAACCAGATCGAGATCATCGACCACCAGGACTGGTATGCGCGGACGGGAAGGTCGGACCCGGACGACACCCTGCGAGGATGGTTGGAGCGTGAAGAGCAGGCCCTGGCGAATGGGTTCGCCGGGCTGCGGCTGACGGGAAATACGTACTGGGTCGAGCGCTCGGATTGGAATGGCTTCGTCGATTACGAGGCTCGGGTCTCGCGGACCTTCAAGTCCCGTCACATCATTGGGATGTGCAGCTACTGCCTGAGTCGCTGCCAGCCTCATGACATCCTCGATGTGGTCGCCAACCACCAGTTCGCCCTCACGCGCAGGGCGGGCAATTGGCAGATGATCGAGAGCTCCGCGCTGAGCATGGCGAAGGATGAACTGCAGCGCCTCAACGCCGAGCTCGAACGCCGGGTTCTCGACCGGACCGCCGCTCTCGCGCTCGCCGTCCGGTCACGAGATGAGTTCCTCTCCGTCGCGTCACATGAATTGAAGACCCCCATCACCTCGCTCCAGCTCTATGTCCAGGGGATGGTTCGCGCCAAGGCGAAGGGAACGCTGACCGCGGAACAGCTCAACGTCCGGCTGCTCCGGATCCAGGAGCAGTGCGGCCGGCTCGAGAAGCTCATCAACAACCTGCTGGACGTCTCTCGTGCGGATGTCAGGACTCCGGTGCTCCAGAGAGAGTCCTTCGACATGTCGGAATTGGTGACGGATACCGTGGAGCGATTCGCGGAGGAGTTCGCGCGGGCCCGGTGCCAGGTCACTGTCGACGCTCGCGAAGCCATCGTGGGCTGCTGGGACAGGATGCGTGTCGAGCAGGCGCTCACCAACCTGCTGCAAAACGCGACCCGTTACGCCCCAGGCGCTCCCGTGCACATCCGGGTGCAAGCGGAAGGCCCCTGGGTGAGGCTCGTCGTTCGAGACGCTGGACCGGGTATCGCCGAGAAGGACCACGAGCGGATCTTCGAGCGTTTCGTCCAGGCGGGGAGCCAGACGTTCTCAGGTGGATTCGGCTTGGGGCTTTGGATTGTGAAACAGATGGTGGATGCTCACCAGGGCACTGTGACGCTCGTCAGCCGGCCTGGGGCGGGCGCGACGTTCACCCTCATGCTGCCGCTCGACTGA
- a CDS encoding fascin domain-containing protein produces MTVSPGLDGVVISPPFHPAPTGSATMLARCVGNGQYVCAEDSGDSPLIVNRTAVGPWETFAVQIH; encoded by the coding sequence ATGACGGTTTCTCCGGGACTGGACGGGGTGGTCATTTCACCCCCGTTCCATCCAGCTCCCACCGGGTCCGCGACGATGCTGGCCAGATGCGTGGGCAACGGGCAGTACGTCTGCGCGGAGGATTCTGGGGACAGCCCGCTCATCGTCAACCGCACCGCGGTCGGCCCGTGGGAGACCTTCGCCGTCCAGATTCACTGA
- a CDS encoding aminoacyl-tRNA deacylase encodes MTTTAAAAERLGIEMAGVFKSLVLCTEQGEIVIAVLPGDKRVDFKRICQVMGCRKLSFARPEVALERTGYPPGGTPPIGWETPLRTVIDDSINDHEEIYCGGGRPELLLRIQPTELLRVSGAIAAPISL; translated from the coding sequence ATGACCACGACCGCGGCCGCCGCGGAACGTCTGGGCATAGAGATGGCGGGGGTCTTCAAGTCGCTGGTGCTCTGTACGGAGCAGGGCGAGATCGTGATCGCGGTGCTGCCCGGTGACAAGCGTGTCGACTTCAAGAGGATTTGTCAGGTCATGGGCTGCCGAAAGCTGTCGTTCGCCAGGCCCGAGGTGGCACTGGAACGGACGGGTTACCCACCCGGAGGTACGCCCCCCATCGGATGGGAGACGCCACTCCGCACTGTCATTGATGACTCCATCAATGACCATGAGGAAATCTATTGTGGAGGGGGGCGCCCCGAGCTGTTGCTGCGTATACAGCCCACGGAATTGTTACGTGTGAGTGGGGCCATCGCAGCGCCCATCAGTCTCTAA
- a CDS encoding acyl carrier protein: MSQEEIISTLKKIMVTDLFVEIPEQNIGADDGLQSVLGLDSVGFLELRVLSEKHFQVKIPDEALSAENFQNLRTVANLVQQLRAQGRA; this comes from the coding sequence ATGAGCCAGGAAGAAATCATCTCAACCCTCAAGAAGATCATGGTGACGGACCTCTTCGTCGAGATTCCCGAGCAGAACATCGGGGCCGACGATGGATTGCAGTCCGTGCTGGGGCTCGACTCGGTGGGCTTCCTCGAGCTGCGCGTGCTCAGCGAGAAGCACTTCCAGGTGAAGATCCCCGACGAGGCGCTCTCCGCGGAGAACTTCCAGAACCTGCGGACCGTCGCGAACCTGGTGCAGCAGCTCCGGGCACAGGGGCGGGCGTAG
- a CDS encoding aminotransferase class III-fold pyridoxal phosphate-dependent enzyme, whose translation MGILQADGKRLEPKVLETLRAGRAVHMDHYDGHRLPYACIEAQGVVQKMTPLEGETAGLVHEVIDASGGYASACLGAGHPVVIQALTQAVERGGYVTDELGSLERSLLLTELFGDKGLWADRFPASDYHVSGRNSGSEGLEMALRLVLESGFDRKRLAPLPGREQRRMVLGFEGAWHGWTGGVVSLLNRRHYRVGLPEYTQEGTYGLKTAFLPFGELEALERFFAENGRQLAGVVVEPIQGDAGIIVPPRGYLRRLAALCREYEVLLVADEVLTFAKSGGFFAMGDEEGPIATDVTVIGKSLGMGALSTSMVIARRNLSIRSSGAVSTSDLRPLTCGVIRAGIRHMVSERLVERAGPAGEELRARLQRDVVQQFPSLFQEVRGLGFMNGIELTEKSAPQLSKLRSLLLEEGLFVEFMAGAGRRSRGLRYSYPAMRIAPPLVTSDQQLQEIVARIRRAAGRFESAA comes from the coding sequence ATGGGAATCCTGCAAGCGGATGGCAAGAGGCTCGAGCCCAAGGTGCTCGAGACGCTGCGCGCCGGCCGGGCCGTGCACATGGACCACTATGACGGCCACCGGCTGCCCTATGCGTGCATCGAGGCGCAGGGGGTGGTGCAGAAGATGACCCCGCTGGAGGGCGAGACGGCGGGTCTGGTGCACGAGGTCATCGACGCCAGTGGCGGCTACGCCAGCGCCTGTCTGGGGGCCGGGCATCCCGTGGTCATCCAGGCGCTCACGCAGGCGGTGGAGCGCGGCGGCTACGTGACGGACGAGCTGGGCTCGCTGGAGCGCTCGCTGCTGCTGACCGAGCTCTTCGGGGACAAGGGCCTGTGGGCGGACCGCTTCCCCGCCAGCGACTACCACGTCAGCGGCCGCAACTCCGGCTCCGAGGGGCTGGAGATGGCGCTGCGGCTGGTGCTGGAGTCGGGCTTCGACAGGAAGCGGCTGGCCCCCCTGCCCGGCCGGGAGCAGCGCCGCATGGTGCTCGGCTTCGAGGGCGCCTGGCACGGCTGGACCGGCGGAGTGGTGTCCCTGCTCAACCGGCGCCACTACCGCGTGGGACTTCCGGAGTACACCCAGGAGGGCACCTACGGCCTGAAGACGGCCTTCCTGCCCTTCGGGGAGCTGGAGGCGCTCGAGCGCTTCTTCGCCGAGAACGGCCGGCAGCTCGCGGGCGTGGTCGTCGAGCCCATCCAGGGAGACGCCGGCATCATCGTGCCGCCCCGTGGCTACCTGCGCCGGCTGGCGGCGCTCTGCCGCGAGTACGAGGTGCTGCTGGTGGCCGACGAGGTGCTCACCTTCGCGAAGTCGGGTGGCTTCTTCGCCATGGGGGATGAGGAGGGCCCCATCGCCACGGACGTCACCGTCATTGGCAAGAGCCTGGGCATGGGGGCGCTGTCCACCTCCATGGTGATCGCCCGGCGCAATCTGAGCATCCGCTCCAGCGGCGCGGTGTCCACCTCGGATCTGCGGCCGCTCACCTGCGGCGTCATCCGCGCCGGCATCCGCCACATGGTCTCCGAGCGACTGGTGGAGCGCGCGGGCCCGGCGGGCGAGGAGCTCCGTGCCCGGCTCCAGCGCGACGTGGTGCAGCAGTTCCCCTCGCTCTTCCAGGAGGTGCGGGGCCTGGGCTTCATGAATGGCATCGAGCTGACGGAGAAGTCCGCGCCGCAGCTCTCCAAGCTGCGCTCCCTGCTGCTCGAGGAGGGGCTCTTCGTGGAGTTCATGGCGGGCGCCGGCCGCCGCTCGCGAGGGCTGCGCTACAGCTATCCCGCCATGCGCATCGCTCCGCCGCTCGTCACCAGTGATCAGCAGCTGCAGGAGATCGTCGCGCGGATCCGCCGGGCCGCCGGCCGCTTCGAGAGCGCCGCATGA
- a CDS encoding acyl-CoA thioesterase: MTSPAFQYQVQHVDTDASGVVHFSRYAALMETAALEELERRGAGLEALLAAGIDMRVRELRIQYLAPAQFRNVLRLEARVEQVGVARIRMAVQVFHQPSPERERIPLTTGTLELVTVDRAAGTPVTLPDSIKQALSRSTQ; encoded by the coding sequence ATGACGAGCCCCGCGTTCCAGTACCAGGTCCAGCACGTGGATACGGACGCCTCCGGCGTCGTCCACTTCTCCCGCTATGCCGCGCTGATGGAGACCGCGGCGCTCGAGGAGCTGGAGCGCCGTGGGGCGGGCCTGGAGGCCCTGCTGGCGGCGGGGATCGACATGCGGGTGCGCGAGCTGCGCATCCAGTATCTCGCCCCCGCGCAATTCAGGAACGTGCTGCGGTTGGAGGCACGCGTCGAGCAGGTCGGGGTGGCCCGCATCCGGATGGCGGTGCAGGTGTTCCACCAGCCGTCGCCCGAGAGAGAGCGCATCCCGTTGACCACCGGCACCCTGGAGCTGGTGACGGTGGACAGGGCGGCGGGCACCCCCGTCACCCTGCCGGACTCAATCAAACAAGCCTTGTCGAGGAGCACTCAGTGA
- a CDS encoding 3-hydroxyacyl-ACP dehydratase FabZ family protein, with the protein MNTERQPKPIGFTALKGWLRHRHPMIYLDRIVDHEPGKFLTALMSVSGSMDCIVGHFPERAIFPGSHLIQAYAQAGIILYQMCTSPLREDELTVIGSVESRFLKPVVPGDQVIFHVTAERLINNLFHFAGKATVDGVRVAAFRASLVRTPVSNMGNPLW; encoded by the coding sequence GTGAACACGGAACGTCAACCGAAGCCCATTGGCTTCACGGCACTCAAGGGGTGGCTGCGGCACCGCCACCCGATGATCTACCTCGACCGCATCGTCGACCACGAGCCGGGCAAGTTCCTCACCGCGCTGATGTCGGTGTCCGGGAGCATGGACTGCATCGTGGGACACTTCCCCGAGCGCGCCATCTTCCCGGGCAGCCACCTCATCCAGGCCTACGCCCAGGCGGGCATCATCCTCTACCAGATGTGCACGTCGCCGCTGAGGGAGGACGAGCTGACCGTCATCGGCTCGGTCGAGTCGCGCTTCCTCAAGCCCGTGGTGCCCGGTGACCAGGTCATCTTCCACGTCACCGCGGAGCGGCTGATCAACAACCTGTTCCACTTCGCGGGCAAGGCCACGGTGGACGGTGTCCGGGTGGCCGCGTTCCGGGCCAGCCTGGTGCGCACCCCGGTGTCCAACATGGGGAATCCGCTGTGGTGA